In the genome of Carnobacterium pleistocenium FTR1, one region contains:
- a CDS encoding VOC family protein, which yields MTLSAKTIIGKVVLNVENMENMKQFYTTIIGLEIKNETDQVLQLGAFDEEEVLLELQSVAPIGEKPTATGMYHMAFLLPTRKDLGEILYHILTSKYPLTGASDHGYSEALYLDDPEGNGIEIYADKPKSMWDIREDGQIAGVTEEMDAEGVIGEAKQAFLGMPKGTYMGHIHLFVAELDKTEIFYKDVLGFDLKFRFGPQAKFFAAGEYHHQIGTNVWAGKNIPAAQKGLRGLDYFTIVVSSADELTQVKEKLDAKNYSYQLDEATQTLSLKDTNGIAIKITTTH from the coding sequence ATGACCTTATCAGCGAAAACAATCATTGGAAAAGTAGTATTAAATGTTGAAAATATGGAGAATATGAAACAATTCTATACAACTATTATTGGATTAGAAATTAAAAATGAAACCGATCAAGTGCTTCAACTGGGAGCATTTGATGAAGAAGAGGTCTTATTAGAATTACAATCAGTTGCACCAATTGGAGAAAAACCAACTGCAACAGGCATGTATCATATGGCCTTTTTATTGCCAACACGAAAAGATTTAGGTGAAATTTTGTATCATATTTTAACATCAAAATATCCTTTGACCGGTGCAAGTGATCATGGATACAGTGAAGCCTTGTATCTAGATGATCCAGAAGGAAATGGAATTGAAATCTATGCGGATAAACCAAAATCAATGTGGGACATTAGAGAAGACGGTCAGATTGCTGGAGTTACAGAAGAAATGGATGCAGAAGGCGTGATTGGAGAAGCTAAGCAAGCGTTCCTTGGCATGCCTAAAGGAACTTACATGGGGCACATTCATTTATTTGTTGCTGAATTAGATAAAACAGAAATTTTTTACAAAGATGTTCTAGGATTTGATTTAAAATTTAGATTTGGTCCTCAAGCAAAATTTTTCGCAGCAGGAGAGTATCATCATCAAATTGGAACCAATGTATGGGCTGGAAAAAATATTCCAGCAGCTCAAAAAGGCTTACGAGGGTTAGATTACTTTACAATCGTTGTTTCATCAGCTGATGAATTAACACAAGTGAAAGAAAAGCTTGATGCAAAAAATTATAGTTATCAATTGGATGAGGCAACGCAAACCCTCTCTTTAAAAGATACAAATGGAATAGCCATTAAAATTACAACAACCCACTAA
- a CDS encoding serine hydrolase domain-containing protein, with amino-acid sequence MYPKTKAFIHQLIEDQIIPGASFGFITANERMEYREGLAAISPERETIKENQIYDIASLTKVFVTTTIILQLWQEGKLAPDDKVSLYLTSFTDQKVTLRHLLTHTSGIEGYIPNRNALSANELHEAILHLPIGESFEKEVHYTDIGFILLGFIIEAIENKSLANVFAERISGPLNLGDTSYYHRDKQACAPTEIDPKRGLIRGEVHDPKAYILGDHCGSAGLFSTLAECLTFCQMMLNTGYLKGKRILNEKTVLSLLEDWTPKGKLNRSLGWDIITRGRKNYLFHTGFTGTFIVLDILEKEAFVFLSNRVHPTNDNRLDYLNQRDHLIECYLTEKEAMTNE; translated from the coding sequence ATGTATCCAAAAACAAAAGCTTTTATTCATCAATTAATCGAAGATCAGATCATTCCTGGAGCAAGTTTTGGCTTTATCACAGCTAATGAACGCATGGAATACCGTGAAGGTTTAGCTGCAATTTCTCCGGAAAGAGAAACTATCAAAGAAAATCAAATCTATGATATTGCCTCATTAACTAAAGTGTTTGTAACGACCACCATCATCTTGCAATTATGGCAGGAAGGGAAATTAGCTCCAGATGATAAGGTCAGCCTTTATTTGACAAGTTTCACAGACCAAAAGGTAACGCTAAGGCACTTATTGACCCATACATCAGGTATAGAAGGTTATATTCCCAATCGAAATGCTTTGTCCGCCAATGAGTTGCATGAAGCCATTCTCCATTTGCCAATAGGAGAGTCATTTGAAAAAGAAGTGCACTACACGGATATAGGTTTCATTCTATTAGGATTTATCATTGAAGCAATTGAAAATAAGAGCCTAGCCAATGTGTTCGCTGAGCGTATCAGCGGACCGCTGAATTTAGGGGATACCTCTTATTATCATCGAGATAAACAAGCATGTGCCCCAACGGAGATAGATCCTAAAAGAGGATTGATCAGAGGAGAAGTCCATGATCCTAAGGCTTATATACTTGGAGACCATTGTGGGAGTGCGGGGTTGTTTTCAACGTTAGCTGAATGCTTGACCTTTTGTCAAATGATGTTAAATACCGGTTACCTCAAGGGAAAACGTATTCTTAATGAAAAAACTGTGCTATCATTATTAGAAGACTGGACGCCAAAAGGCAAATTGAACCGTTCTTTAGGATGGGATATAATAACCAGAGGCAGAAAAAACTATTTGTTTCATACTGGATTTACAGGAACATTTATTGTATTAGATATTTTGGAAAAGGAAGCTTTTGTATTTTTATCTAATCGCGTTCATCCAACGAATGATAATAGATTGGATTACCTTAACCAGCGCGATCATTTAATAGAATGTTATTTAACTGAAAAAGAAGCAATGACTAATGAATGA
- the manA gene encoding mannose-6-phosphate isomerase, class I produces MNEPLIVKPVLQEKIWGGKKLREVFGYDLPSDKTGEAWAISAHPNGPSLVGNGPYKGLNLAEVWDQHREVFGNAEGDVFPLLTKILDAADDLSVQVHPDDQYGMEHEGELGKTECWYVIDADKGAEIVYGHHAQTKEELEQMILDGKWDDLLNRIKVKKGDFFYVPSGTIHAIGGGITILETQQSSDTTYRVYDYDRKDDQGNLRELHVKQSVDVTTIPHVDATPEMKIKKQQDATITTFVETAFFDVYKWEIKGKADFNATAPYTLVSVLDGEGKLIVEAGEYPLTKGTHLILPNDIKKWTIEGNLEIIASNN; encoded by the coding sequence ATGAATGAACCTTTAATAGTAAAACCTGTTCTACAAGAAAAAATCTGGGGTGGCAAAAAATTACGTGAAGTTTTCGGGTATGATTTGCCAAGTGATAAAACGGGAGAAGCTTGGGCCATAAGCGCTCATCCGAATGGGCCAAGTCTAGTCGGAAATGGACCTTACAAAGGATTGAATCTAGCCGAAGTATGGGACCAACATCGTGAAGTATTTGGAAACGCGGAAGGTGACGTTTTTCCTTTATTGACCAAAATTTTAGATGCTGCCGACGATTTATCTGTTCAAGTTCATCCGGATGATCAATACGGTATGGAGCATGAAGGCGAATTAGGTAAAACAGAATGCTGGTATGTCATCGATGCTGATAAAGGTGCGGAAATTGTTTATGGTCACCACGCTCAGACAAAAGAAGAGTTAGAACAGATGATTCTTGACGGCAAATGGGATGACTTATTGAATCGCATCAAAGTAAAAAAAGGCGATTTTTTCTATGTCCCAAGCGGAACGATCCATGCGATTGGTGGTGGGATCACGATTCTTGAAACCCAACAATCTAGCGATACGACTTACCGTGTATACGATTATGACCGTAAAGATGATCAAGGAAACTTAAGAGAATTACACGTTAAACAATCCGTCGATGTGACAACTATCCCTCATGTAGATGCGACTCCTGAAATGAAAATAAAAAAACAGCAAGACGCAACGATCACAACTTTTGTAGAGACTGCATTTTTTGATGTTTATAAATGGGAAATAAAAGGCAAAGCCGATTTCAACGCAACAGCTCCTTACACCCTTGTTAGTGTGTTAGACGGAGAGGGTAAATTGATTGTCGAAGCAGGAGAATATCCATTGACCAAAGGAACTCACCTTATCCTACCCAACGACATCAAAAAATGGACAATAGAAGGCAACTTAGAAATCATCGCATCAAACAACTAG